A stretch of Arachis hypogaea cultivar Tifrunner chromosome 15, arahy.Tifrunner.gnm2.J5K5, whole genome shotgun sequence DNA encodes these proteins:
- the LOC112750417 gene encoding uncharacterized protein isoform X1, with amino-acid sequence MEEFRPASQKLGDGVGVKSLMQSTGLGMIAGQVLVGQMYYSGYGVPNYVGWGEAPILPFVTAEDQKTAMAKASEACAFLRRCPSLTLGSMLEEIAAILPGHEFASQVLLQILARSWWKLKRIIREDTIIVVSKLFIGNPLRHLVKELHSTEVSQD; translated from the exons ATGGAAGAGTTCCGACCAGCTAGTCAAAAACTTGGTGATGGCGTGGGTGTAAAGTCTTTAATGCAAAGCACGGGACTTGGAATGATTGCTGGCCAG GTCTTGGTAGGTCAGATGTATTACAGTGGTTATGGTGTTCCCAATTATGTGGGTTGGGGTGAGGCACCAATTCTGCCTTTTGTTACTGCTGAGGACCAAAAAACTGCCATGGCCAAGGCTTCTGAGGCATGTGCCTTTCTCAGGAGATGTCCTTCACTGACACTAGGTTCCATGTTGGAGGAGATTGCTGCTATTCTTCCTGGCCATGAATTTGCTTCT CAGGTTCTTCTTCAAATTCTTGCAAGGTCATGGtggaagttgaaaagaataataaGAGAGGACACAATAATAGTAGTAAGCAAACTGTTCATAGGAAATCCATTGAGACATTTGGTCAAAGAACTTCACAGTACAGAGGTGTCACAAGATTAG
- the LOC140179263 gene encoding cyanogenic beta-glucosidase-like: MWCQFFLLGVVQFLNSITGRCCDHEVYEYGCLQILYFLVQSIAKGKISSGINQEGIKYYNNIINELLTNGLEPFATLFHFDLPQALQDDYSGFYSPNITKDFEDYSELCFKEFGDRVKHWITLNEPWSYSVGVDKPYLATHYQPWSGDWSVKEVLQVIIGKCLRFEEIAGADVWHSDVRVFSVLDSV, from the exons ATGTGGTGTCAGTTTTTTTTATTAGGAGTGGTTCAGTTTTTAAATTCTATTACAG GAAGATGTTGCGATCATGAAGTATATGAATACGGATGCCTACAGATTCTCTATTTCTTGGTTCAGAGTATTGCCA AAGGAAAAATTAGTTCGGGCATAAATCAAGAAGGAATAAAATATTACAACAACATTATCAATGAGCTTCTCACTAATG GTCTAGAACCATTTGCGACCCTTTTCCATTTTGATCTTCCCCAAGCCTTACAAGATGACTACAGTGGCTTCTACAGCCCTAATATTAC AAAGGATTTTGAAGATTATTCGGAGTTATGCTTTAAAGAATTTGGAGATAGAGTGAAACATTGGATTACACTTAACGAACCATGGAGTTATAGTGTTGGTGTAGATAAGCCTTACCTCGCCACACACTATCAACCATGGAGTGGCGATTGGTCCGTAAAAGAAGTGCTTCAAGTGATAATTGGCAAAT GTTTAAGGTTTGAGGAAATAGCAGGAGCTGATGTTTGGCATTCTGATGTTCGAGTGTTTTCAGTACTTGACTCAG tATAG
- the LOC112750417 gene encoding L-Ala-D/L-amino acid epimerase isoform X5, which produces MEEFRPASQKLGDGVGVKSLMQSTGLGMIAGQVLVGQMYYSGYGVPNYVGWGEAPILPFVTAEDQKTAMAKASEACAFLRRCPSLTLGSMLEEIAAILPGHEFASGRFACTFAT; this is translated from the exons ATGGAAGAGTTCCGACCAGCTAGTCAAAAACTTGGTGATGGCGTGGGTGTAAAGTCTTTAATGCAAAGCACGGGACTTGGAATGATTGCTGGCCAG GTCTTGGTAGGTCAGATGTATTACAGTGGTTATGGTGTTCCCAATTATGTGGGTTGGGGTGAGGCACCAATTCTGCCTTTTGTTACTGCTGAGGACCAAAAAACTGCCATGGCCAAGGCTTCTGAGGCATGTGCCTTTCTCAGGAGATGTCCTTCACTGACACTAGGTTCCATGTTGGAGGAGATTGCTGCTATTCTTCCTGGCCATGAATTTGCTTCT GGACGTTTTGCATGCACCTTTGCTACATGA
- the LOC112750418 gene encoding endonuclease 1 produces MDRLGGLWGSLPLALLLLLGAAFNSAPGANAWSKEGHMITCKIAQSLLEPEATEVVHHLLPEYVKGHLSALCVWPDQIRHRYKYRWTSPLHFIDTPDDSCSFSYSRDCHDQHGVKDMCVAGTVKNFTSQLLHYRMSIR; encoded by the exons ATGGATAGGCTTGGAGGTTTGTGGGGTTCTCTTCCATTAGCACTTCTTTTGTTGTTAGGAGCTGCTTTCAATTCAGCACCTGGTGCCAATGCTTGGAGTAAAGAGGGTCATATGATAACCTGCAAAATTGCACAG TCACTTTTAGAGCCTGAGGCAACAGAAGTTGTTCATCATTTGTTACCTGAGTATGTTAAAGGACACTTATCAGCCCTTTGTGTATGGCCAGACCAAATAAGGCACCGGTACAAATATAGGTGGACAAGTCCACTTCACTTTATTGACACACCAGATGattcttgttctttttcttacTCAA GGGACTGCCATGATCAGCATGGAGTGAAGGATATGTGTGTTGCTGGTACTGTAAAAAATTTCACTTCTCAGCTTTTGCATTACAGAATGTCAATCAGGTAG
- the LOC112747079 gene encoding omega-6 fatty acid desaturase, chloroplastic-like: MWHFDLKKFRTNEVKRVKISLACVFAFMAIGWPLIIYKTRIMRWIKFWFMPWLGLFLTYLGLYLMKGHGQPALLYLVPCTLGSRKMAKSYFKQEHDLEKRKAEAARLGRNIRIVSR, translated from the exons ATGTGGCACTTTGATTTGAAGAAGTTCAGGACAAATGAAGTAAAGAGGGTCAAGATAAGTTTAGCTTGTGTTTTTGCCTTTATGGCAATTGGATGGCCGTTAATTATTTATAAGACAAGAATCATGCGATGGATCAAATTCTGGTTCATGCCATGGCTGG GCCTTTTCCTAACATATCTTGGGCTATACTTGATGAAAGGTCATGGACAACCGGCACTTCTCTACCTTGTTCCATGTACCTTAG GTTCAAGAAAAATGGCAAAGAGTTACTTCAAACAAGAACATGATCTTG agaagagaaaagctgagGCTGCTAGGTTAGGGAGAAATATTCGGATCGTATCccg GTGA
- the LOC112750417 gene encoding uncharacterized protein isoform X2, translating into MEEFRPASQKLGDGVGVKSLMQSTGLGMIAGQVLVGQMYYSGYGVPNYVGWGEAPILPFVTAEDQKTAMAKASEACAFLRRCPSLTLGSMLEEIAAILPGHEFASVLLQILARSWWKLKRIIREDTIIVVSKLFIGNPLRHLVKELHSTEVSQD; encoded by the exons ATGGAAGAGTTCCGACCAGCTAGTCAAAAACTTGGTGATGGCGTGGGTGTAAAGTCTTTAATGCAAAGCACGGGACTTGGAATGATTGCTGGCCAG GTCTTGGTAGGTCAGATGTATTACAGTGGTTATGGTGTTCCCAATTATGTGGGTTGGGGTGAGGCACCAATTCTGCCTTTTGTTACTGCTGAGGACCAAAAAACTGCCATGGCCAAGGCTTCTGAGGCATGTGCCTTTCTCAGGAGATGTCCTTCACTGACACTAGGTTCCATGTTGGAGGAGATTGCTGCTATTCTTCCTGGCCATGAATTTGCTTCT GTTCTTCTTCAAATTCTTGCAAGGTCATGGtggaagttgaaaagaataataaGAGAGGACACAATAATAGTAGTAAGCAAACTGTTCATAGGAAATCCATTGAGACATTTGGTCAAAGAACTTCACAGTACAGAGGTGTCACAAGATTAG
- the LOC112750417 gene encoding uncharacterized protein isoform X3, whose protein sequence is MEEFRPASQKLGDGVGVKSLMQSTGLGMIAGQVLVGQMYYSGYGVPNYVGWGEAPILPFVTAEDQKTAMAKASEACAFLRRCPSLTLGSMLEEIAAILPGHEFASQVLLQILARSWWKLKRIIREDTIIVVSKLFIGNPLRHLVKELHSTEA, encoded by the exons ATGGAAGAGTTCCGACCAGCTAGTCAAAAACTTGGTGATGGCGTGGGTGTAAAGTCTTTAATGCAAAGCACGGGACTTGGAATGATTGCTGGCCAG GTCTTGGTAGGTCAGATGTATTACAGTGGTTATGGTGTTCCCAATTATGTGGGTTGGGGTGAGGCACCAATTCTGCCTTTTGTTACTGCTGAGGACCAAAAAACTGCCATGGCCAAGGCTTCTGAGGCATGTGCCTTTCTCAGGAGATGTCCTTCACTGACACTAGGTTCCATGTTGGAGGAGATTGCTGCTATTCTTCCTGGCCATGAATTTGCTTCT CAGGTTCTTCTTCAAATTCTTGCAAGGTCATGGtggaagttgaaaagaataataaGAGAGGACACAATAATAGTAGTAAGCAAACTGTTCATAGGAAATCCATTGAGACATTTGGTCAAAGAACTTCACAGTACAGAG GCATAG
- the LOC112750417 gene encoding uncharacterized protein isoform X4 — MVESVNVNVNGGGGNLKTLSLSMSPGCSSTSQSSSSHVSVSTTHNHNQISAGSSSNSCKVMVEVEKNNKRGHNNSSKQTVHRKSIETFGQRTSQYRGIDGSADMKHICGIIVAKKKGKLGKEDKNIR, encoded by the exons atggTGGAAAGTGTTAATGTGAATGTTAATGGTGGAGGTGGGAATTTGAAGACTTTAAGTCTTTCAATGAGTCCTGGTTGTTCATCTACTTCTCAATCATCATCAAGCCATGTAAGTGTTTCAACAACTCATAATCATAATCAGATTTCAGCAGGTTCTTCTTCAAATTCTTGCAAGGTCATGGtggaagttgaaaagaataataaGAGAGGACACAATAATAGTAGTAAGCAAACTGTTCATAGGAAATCCATTGAGACATTTGGTCAAAGAACTTCACAGTACAGAG GCATAGATGGATCGGCAGATATGAAGCACATTTGTGGGATAATAGTTGCAAAAAAGAAGGGCAAACTAGGAAAGGAAGATAAG AACATAAGGTAG